A DNA window from Micromonospora sp. NBC_01739 contains the following coding sequences:
- a CDS encoding NAD-dependent succinate-semialdehyde dehydrogenase → MSDPMKVLAPEYRRLRIGDVWRDAASGATFAVEDPATGKTIAEVADADVADGLAALEAASKAAAQWAATPPRKRSELLTATYRALTERSEEVARLITLEMGKPLAEARAEVGYGAEFFRWFAEEAVRVEGRYSTAPAGGYRILTVPKPVGPCVFVTPWNFPLAMGARKIAPALAAGCTTITKPAAQTPLTMLLLARIMQEVGVPPGVVNVVTTRRSGEVVSALLADARTRKLSFTGSTEVGRVLLRQAADNVLRTSMELGGNAALIVCADADLEVALDGAMVAKMRNIGQSCVAANRIYVEEPVREEFTARFAERMGALSMGHGLDDGVEVGALIDAPSVTTIDELVADAVDRGARVLVGGERPDGPGHFYPPTVLVDVPDDARMLAAEIFGPVAPIIPFTSDEEVIAKANDTEYGLVGYVFTRDLQRALRFTEGLDTGMLGINRGLISDPSAPFGGVKQSGIGREGSHEGILEYLDLTYAAIDLR, encoded by the coding sequence ATGAGTGACCCGATGAAGGTTCTGGCCCCCGAGTACCGGCGGCTGCGGATCGGCGACGTCTGGCGCGACGCCGCAAGCGGAGCCACCTTCGCCGTCGAGGACCCGGCCACCGGCAAGACCATCGCCGAGGTGGCGGACGCCGACGTCGCCGACGGACTAGCCGCTCTGGAGGCGGCGAGCAAGGCGGCGGCGCAGTGGGCGGCGACCCCGCCGCGGAAACGGTCGGAGTTGTTGACCGCTACCTACCGGGCCCTGACCGAGCGATCCGAGGAGGTCGCCCGGCTGATAACCCTGGAGATGGGCAAGCCGCTCGCCGAGGCCAGGGCGGAGGTGGGGTACGGCGCCGAGTTCTTCCGATGGTTCGCCGAGGAGGCGGTACGCGTCGAGGGCCGCTACAGCACCGCTCCCGCCGGTGGTTATCGCATCCTCACCGTGCCGAAGCCGGTCGGCCCCTGCGTCTTCGTGACGCCCTGGAACTTTCCGTTGGCCATGGGGGCCCGCAAGATCGCTCCCGCGCTGGCCGCCGGCTGCACGACCATCACCAAGCCGGCAGCCCAGACCCCACTGACCATGCTGTTGCTGGCCCGCATCATGCAGGAGGTAGGCGTTCCGCCGGGGGTCGTCAACGTGGTCACCACCAGGCGTTCCGGCGAGGTGGTCTCCGCACTGCTGGCCGACGCTCGGACCCGCAAGCTGTCGTTCACCGGGTCGACCGAGGTGGGGCGGGTGCTGCTGCGACAGGCGGCGGACAACGTACTGCGTACCTCCATGGAACTGGGCGGCAACGCCGCCCTGATCGTGTGTGCCGACGCTGACCTGGAGGTAGCCCTCGACGGGGCCATGGTGGCCAAGATGCGCAACATCGGGCAGTCCTGCGTCGCCGCCAACCGGATCTACGTCGAGGAGCCGGTACGCGAGGAGTTCACGGCGCGTTTCGCCGAGCGGATGGGCGCGCTGTCGATGGGCCATGGTCTCGACGACGGGGTGGAGGTCGGGGCATTGATCGACGCCCCCTCGGTCACCACGATCGACGAGCTTGTGGCCGACGCCGTCGACCGCGGCGCCCGGGTCCTGGTGGGCGGCGAGCGTCCGGACGGGCCGGGCCATTTCTACCCGCCCACCGTCCTGGTCGACGTGCCCGACGATGCGCGGATGCTGGCGGCCGAGATCTTCGGCCCGGTTGCGCCGATCATCCCCTTCACCTCCGACGAGGAGGTGATAGCCAAGGCCAACGACACCGAGTACGGCCTGGTCGGCTACGTCTTCACCCGCGACCTGCAACGGGCCCTGCGGTTCACCGAAGGGCTGGACACCGGGATGCTCGGCATCAACCGTGGCCTGATCTCGGACCCCTCAGCGCCGTTCGGCGGCGTCAAGCAGTCCGGAATCGGCCGGGAAGGGTCACACGAGGGCATCCTCGAATACCTCGACCTCACCTACGCCGCGATCGACCTGCGGTGA
- a CDS encoding iron-containing alcohol dehydrogenase — translation MLETVRGPRQLIVGEGVAQNIPRVVAESGSRVLVVTDRVLLAQPRVSEIVAAVRERVEVVEVFSDATAEVPLADVALAGSVAAEVEAEVILAIGGGSVIDLAKIVGVIRRHGGTPRDFYGESRVPGPTLPLVAVPTTSGTGSELTPVSVLTDPDRALKVGVSSVHIVPDFAIVDPELTYTCPATVTAHSGIDAFCHAVESYTARPRAHGPRDLVEQVFLGRNPITDHYALLAAERIARSLRRAVGNGADTQARADMSYGSVLAGLAFSHAGNAAPHALQYPIGAATHTPHGLGVGLLLPYALDAAREAIGDRLAVLAGVCGLDVTDASDAEATDTFLTWLDGLLADIGIPPTLADIGVARADLPRFAELAGGVTRLIQNHPGPTDTASLTAILEAAWTGDRTRRS, via the coding sequence ATGCTTGAGACCGTCCGCGGACCACGCCAACTGATCGTGGGCGAAGGGGTCGCACAGAACATCCCCCGAGTGGTGGCCGAGAGCGGCTCGCGGGTCCTCGTCGTGACCGACCGGGTGCTGCTGGCGCAGCCGCGCGTGTCCGAGATCGTGGCCGCCGTACGGGAGAGGGTCGAGGTCGTGGAGGTGTTCTCCGACGCCACCGCGGAGGTGCCCCTCGCCGATGTCGCCCTGGCCGGCTCGGTAGCCGCCGAGGTGGAGGCCGAGGTGATCCTCGCCATCGGGGGCGGTTCGGTGATCGACCTGGCCAAGATCGTCGGTGTCATCCGGCGCCACGGTGGGACACCGCGCGACTTCTACGGCGAGTCGAGGGTGCCGGGGCCGACCCTTCCCCTCGTCGCGGTCCCGACGACCTCCGGCACCGGCTCCGAACTCACCCCGGTCTCGGTGTTGACCGACCCGGACCGCGCACTGAAGGTGGGGGTCTCCAGCGTCCACATCGTGCCCGACTTCGCCATCGTCGACCCCGAACTCACCTACACCTGCCCGGCGACGGTCACCGCCCACTCCGGCATCGACGCCTTCTGTCACGCGGTGGAGAGCTACACCGCGCGACCCCGAGCCCACGGACCCCGTGACCTGGTGGAGCAGGTGTTCCTCGGCCGCAACCCGATCACCGACCACTACGCGCTCCTGGCCGCCGAGCGGATCGCCCGTAGCCTGCGGCGGGCGGTCGGCAACGGTGCCGACACCCAGGCCCGCGCGGACATGTCCTACGGGTCCGTGCTGGCCGGGCTGGCCTTCTCCCACGCGGGCAACGCCGCCCCGCACGCCCTCCAGTACCCCATCGGCGCCGCCACGCACACGCCACACGGCCTGGGCGTCGGGCTGCTGCTGCCGTACGCGCTGGACGCGGCCAGGGAAGCCATCGGCGACCGGCTGGCCGTCCTCGCCGGGGTGTGCGGGCTCGACGTGACCGACGCCTCGGATGCCGAGGCCACAGACACGTTCCTCACCTGGCTCGACGGGCTCCTCGCCGACATCGGCATCCCGCCCACCCTGGCGGACATCGGTGTGGCCCGCGCCGACCTCCCCCGCTTCGCGGAGCTGGCCGGCGGGGTCACCCGCCTGATCCAGAACCATCCCGGCCCCACCGACACCGCCAGCCTGACCGCGATCCTCGAAGCAGCCTGGACCGGGGATCGAACCAGACGGTCCTGA
- a CDS encoding RHS repeat-associated core domain-containing protein codes for MRRWIAGLTVIPVTASLLVALPAEAAVARAEPVRPPVEELDPHGGPVSGRAWTQKLMQETLVPKPVWPAASTARATLAAPSTPGRGVRAGTLPVWVARSGGPAGARVTSVDVQIVDRELLSANWRDGLVLKVTAPIGAAAGTAKVSVDYSSFRYAVGGSWASRLRLWQVPACALSTPDAPGCRSVPLPTTNDLGEGVATAEVTAVSTAAASREMARLSGEMTTQASGSFLALAAAGAGADGDFTATSLAPSSTWSAGSSSGDFSWNYPLRTPPATGPEPSVGLAYSSASVDGRSEVTNNQPSWIGEGFDYSPGFIERRYVSCAEDRKKSGANNTTDTGDLCWRSDNATMNLNGRSTELVFETGKGWHARTEDGSKIEKLTGASGNGDNNGEHWKVTTTDGTQYFFGLHSLPGHTSKTNSTLAVPVFGNHSGEPCHQTAFANSDCQQAWRWNLDYVVDVRGNTMSLWYGKETNKYARNDTDSDDVSYDRAGYLERIDYGTYDRTSAIHGVTERKVTPYAKIVFDTDMRCFSNCGTESNPVKASWKDTPWDQECKASATSCAQQYSPTFWTTKRLKKVTTWVWDTTKTTPAWQDVESWTLSHTFAATADSTHTGLWLNRIDHAGHVGGTVSLPPVTFEAESLPNRVLTEHGTTDNWLRISSIVTETGSRIKVDYAQPECTEAMVEGLQPHTNTKRCYPVRVPDPTDPTGQRLITEWWHKHRVEHVAEDDVQLANGHQAPSKHTWYEYVGSPAWHYADDDSLSRPERKTWSQWRGYAQVKTRVGDDSATRTLAVTTFMRGMHGDKASPSGGTRSVTVPASLGSETVYDHDQFAGQVREQVVYNGVESKPVSKTVNVPWRSNPTASRTINGDIVEARFVDTQTTYTATALGVDGSRGWRTSRGTKHLDHTYGTVNWSQDDGDIAVTGDEKCITYHYNRNTGKNLTTTVKQTTTTALACGTNPTTIDDVISDARSYYDGATSVDTAPTFGLVTKTEQLKDWAAGTGTVWQVVSQGSYDPTGRPVSATDIKGNVTTTAYTPAVGGPVTKVTTTGPAPFNWTSSVETNPYWGATVKATDPNNRVLSEVEHDALGRVSKVWGLGWTKAANPSTPSAQYTYTFAAGRNAYPYVRAQVLNADGNYTTSYEILDGLLRTRQTQSLAADGTGNRVVTDTLYDSLGRPSVSYGAHAEPGAPSGTLWWEPEWSLPAVSKTMFDRASRPTNTIFLAGDGVTNLVEKWRTITAHEGDLTKVTPPQGGTATTTVTDIEGRVVKLRQHTTASGVGGAYQETQYVYNRKGQLIRTVDPAGNRWVNEYDAKGRLWRTTDPDKGETTSFFTDNNELEKTTDARGEVLWYVYDALGRRKELRDDSATGALRAEWKYDTLYTGQSGFRGQLTQAVRYEPAGSSNAYRWQVRSFDDRYQPKGVNYVIPTSETGLNGTYIYAYNYSAATGAPTSVSYPAAGGLVTEEVTTDYDATTGMPVRLDTSLTGAAGTMATATYTAYGERSGSIYKMPGGVWTQDTVYRDEATRRIDRTTVQRETTVGTVSDRNYTYDHSGNITSIEEKPQIGQADTQCFRQDLLGRLTSAWTPKAGVNCQADPAVANLGGPAPYWHDWTFDTSGSRLTETSHTAGGDTTRSYTVPTGGPNVVRPHAVTAMTTQAPGQSAVASNYAYDGAGNTICRPTGTAANNCGTGTNSQTLGWNAEGKLATVAAGGQTIETNIYDADGVRIIRRDSSGTTLYLPGQEIRREGGVNTGTRYYSFAGTVCASRTAGSATTNLTWLFDDHQGTQQIGVNAGTQAVSIRRQTPYGAPRGTNPVWVNNKGFVGGDIDPTGLTNIGARQYDPTLGRFISVDPVLVADSPAQYNAYQYGGNNPIDNADPTGMYFTENNDDTGDRAYVDTTPSGETVTRIVKKHVPPACGSSCQQQREAYRKASNERAEAERKQRECRASFWCRNGEGLKSGLSAAGNWLVEHKSAILTGAAIVAAGVCIVATAGVCFAAAAGAASASALYRMNDFARSDMTKADIAKLGVGLATDLGSAFIPGARVASGTTKFLAQNSIRVPLGRVGEALTGAKSINFGNGRLGSSSVGRIPLGRVGKALTGATAINYGIGRFEAGTRWVPQKAMYTVGGWITANHDPFTNAVGAVMD; via the coding sequence CTGCGTCGTTGGATCGCCGGCCTCACCGTCATCCCCGTAACAGCGTCGCTGCTGGTCGCTTTGCCGGCGGAGGCCGCCGTTGCGAGGGCAGAGCCCGTGCGACCGCCGGTTGAGGAACTCGATCCACACGGCGGTCCGGTGTCGGGACGGGCATGGACGCAGAAGCTGATGCAGGAGACTCTCGTCCCGAAGCCGGTATGGCCGGCAGCAAGTACCGCTCGGGCGACGCTCGCCGCACCGAGCACGCCTGGCCGGGGCGTTCGGGCAGGCACGCTGCCAGTATGGGTCGCTCGCAGTGGCGGCCCAGCCGGCGCGCGCGTCACCAGCGTGGACGTGCAGATCGTGGACCGGGAGTTACTGTCGGCCAACTGGCGTGACGGCCTGGTGCTCAAGGTGACGGCACCGATCGGGGCTGCTGCCGGCACGGCCAAGGTTTCGGTGGACTACAGCTCCTTCCGGTACGCGGTGGGTGGATCATGGGCGTCACGGCTGCGGCTGTGGCAGGTACCGGCCTGTGCCCTGTCGACACCCGATGCACCGGGTTGCCGATCGGTACCGCTTCCCACCACGAACGATCTCGGTGAGGGCGTGGCGACCGCGGAGGTGACCGCCGTTTCCACCGCGGCGGCATCTAGGGAAATGGCGCGGTTGTCGGGGGAGATGACGACCCAGGCGAGTGGCTCCTTCCTCGCCCTTGCGGCGGCAGGCGCGGGCGCCGACGGCGACTTCACCGCCACCAGCCTCGCCCCCTCGTCGACGTGGTCGGCCGGGTCGTCCTCCGGGGACTTCTCATGGAACTACCCCCTGCGTACGCCTCCGGCGACTGGACCGGAACCGTCGGTCGGGTTGGCCTACTCGTCCGCCTCCGTCGATGGTCGGTCGGAGGTGACCAACAACCAGCCGTCGTGGATCGGTGAGGGTTTCGACTATTCGCCGGGGTTCATCGAGCGGCGGTACGTGTCCTGTGCGGAGGACCGGAAGAAGAGCGGCGCGAACAACACGACGGACACCGGCGACCTGTGCTGGCGGTCGGACAACGCGACGATGAACCTGAACGGCCGCAGCACCGAGCTGGTCTTCGAAACCGGCAAAGGCTGGCACGCGCGTACCGAGGACGGCTCGAAGATCGAGAAGCTGACCGGTGCGTCAGGCAACGGTGACAACAACGGTGAGCACTGGAAGGTCACCACCACCGACGGCACGCAGTACTTCTTCGGTCTGCACTCACTGCCGGGCCATACGTCGAAGACCAACTCGACCCTGGCCGTACCGGTGTTCGGCAACCACTCCGGAGAACCGTGCCACCAGACGGCTTTCGCCAACTCCGACTGCCAGCAGGCATGGCGGTGGAATCTGGACTACGTCGTCGACGTGCGCGGCAACACGATGTCGCTCTGGTACGGCAAGGAGACCAACAAGTACGCCCGCAACGACACCGACTCCGACGACGTGTCCTACGACCGGGCAGGGTATCTGGAGCGGATCGACTACGGCACCTATGACCGCACGTCGGCCATCCACGGAGTGACCGAACGGAAAGTCACTCCGTACGCGAAGATCGTCTTCGATACCGACATGCGGTGCTTCTCGAACTGCGGCACCGAGTCCAACCCGGTGAAGGCGTCGTGGAAGGACACCCCCTGGGACCAGGAGTGCAAGGCGTCGGCGACGTCATGTGCGCAGCAGTACTCGCCGACCTTCTGGACGACCAAGCGGTTGAAGAAGGTCACCACCTGGGTGTGGGACACCACGAAGACCACCCCGGCATGGCAGGACGTCGAGTCGTGGACCCTGTCGCACACCTTCGCGGCGACGGCGGACTCCACTCACACCGGGCTGTGGCTGAACCGGATCGACCACGCGGGGCATGTCGGCGGCACCGTCAGCCTACCGCCGGTGACCTTCGAGGCGGAGTCGTTGCCGAACCGGGTGCTGACCGAACACGGCACGACCGACAACTGGTTGCGGATATCCAGCATCGTCACGGAGACCGGGTCCCGAATCAAGGTCGACTACGCGCAGCCGGAGTGCACCGAGGCGATGGTGGAAGGGTTGCAGCCGCATACCAACACCAAGCGGTGCTACCCGGTACGGGTGCCGGACCCGACCGACCCGACCGGTCAGCGACTGATCACCGAATGGTGGCACAAGCACCGGGTCGAGCATGTGGCCGAGGATGACGTGCAGTTGGCCAACGGCCACCAGGCGCCGTCGAAGCACACCTGGTACGAGTACGTGGGATCGCCGGCGTGGCACTACGCCGACGACGACAGTCTGAGCAGGCCGGAACGCAAGACGTGGTCGCAGTGGCGTGGCTACGCCCAGGTCAAGACCCGCGTCGGTGACGACTCGGCGACCCGGACCCTCGCGGTGACGACCTTCATGCGGGGCATGCACGGCGACAAGGCCAGCCCCAGCGGAGGCACCCGCAGCGTGACAGTCCCCGCCTCGCTGGGCTCGGAGACGGTCTACGACCATGACCAGTTCGCCGGCCAGGTGCGGGAGCAGGTCGTCTACAACGGGGTGGAATCCAAGCCGGTGTCCAAGACGGTGAACGTGCCGTGGCGGTCCAACCCGACCGCGAGCCGGACGATCAACGGTGACATCGTCGAGGCCCGCTTCGTCGACACACAGACCACCTACACCGCGACCGCCCTCGGCGTCGACGGCAGCCGGGGCTGGCGCACCTCACGCGGCACCAAGCACCTGGACCACACCTACGGCACGGTCAACTGGTCCCAGGACGACGGCGACATCGCCGTCACCGGCGACGAGAAGTGCATCACCTACCACTACAACCGCAACACCGGCAAGAACCTCACCACGACGGTGAAGCAGACCACCACCACCGCGCTGGCCTGCGGCACGAACCCCACCACCATCGACGACGTGATCTCCGACGCGCGGAGCTACTACGACGGGGCCACCAGCGTCGACACCGCACCGACCTTCGGTCTGGTCACGAAGACCGAGCAGCTCAAGGACTGGGCAGCCGGCACCGGCACGGTCTGGCAGGTCGTGTCGCAGGGCAGCTACGACCCGACGGGTCGGCCGGTGAGTGCTACCGACATCAAGGGCAACGTCACGACGACCGCGTACACGCCGGCCGTCGGAGGCCCGGTCACGAAGGTGACCACGACCGGTCCGGCGCCGTTCAACTGGACCTCGTCGGTGGAAACGAACCCCTACTGGGGTGCCACCGTCAAGGCCACCGACCCCAACAACAGGGTGCTCTCGGAGGTCGAGCACGACGCGCTCGGCCGCGTCAGCAAGGTGTGGGGGCTCGGCTGGACCAAGGCGGCCAATCCGAGCACCCCGTCCGCGCAGTACACGTACACCTTCGCCGCAGGCCGCAACGCCTATCCGTACGTCAGAGCACAGGTACTGAACGCGGACGGCAACTACACCACCTCGTACGAGATCCTCGACGGGTTGCTGCGTACCCGGCAGACCCAGAGCCTGGCGGCGGACGGCACCGGAAACCGGGTGGTCACCGACACGCTCTACGACAGCCTCGGCCGGCCGTCCGTCTCCTACGGCGCGCATGCCGAACCCGGGGCCCCCTCCGGCACGTTGTGGTGGGAACCGGAGTGGTCTCTCCCCGCCGTCTCCAAGACCATGTTCGACCGGGCATCCCGCCCCACGAACACGATCTTCCTGGCCGGTGACGGGGTCACCAACCTGGTCGAGAAGTGGCGCACCATCACCGCCCACGAGGGCGACCTCACCAAGGTGACACCGCCCCAGGGCGGCACCGCGACCACCACCGTGACCGACATCGAAGGCCGCGTCGTCAAACTGCGCCAGCACACCACCGCATCCGGCGTCGGCGGGGCCTACCAGGAGACCCAGTACGTCTACAACCGCAAGGGCCAGCTGATCAGGACCGTCGACCCGGCAGGAAACCGCTGGGTCAACGAGTACGACGCCAAGGGCCGTCTGTGGCGCACGACCGACCCCGACAAGGGCGAGACGACCAGCTTCTTCACCGACAACAACGAGTTGGAAAAAACGACCGACGCCCGCGGTGAGGTGCTCTGGTACGTCTATGACGCGTTGGGTCGGAGGAAGGAACTGCGCGACGATTCCGCCACCGGAGCGCTGCGCGCGGAATGGAAATACGACACCCTCTACACCGGTCAGAGCGGCTTCAGGGGCCAACTCACCCAGGCGGTCCGCTATGAACCCGCCGGCAGCAGCAACGCCTACCGGTGGCAGGTGCGCAGCTTCGACGACCGTTACCAGCCCAAGGGCGTCAACTACGTCATCCCCACCAGCGAAACCGGCCTGAACGGCACCTACATCTACGCCTACAACTACTCGGCGGCGACCGGCGCACCGACATCGGTCTCCTACCCGGCCGCTGGGGGCCTGGTCACCGAGGAAGTCACGACCGACTACGACGCCACCACCGGCATGCCGGTCCGGTTGGACACCAGCCTCACCGGCGCGGCCGGCACGATGGCCACCGCCACCTACACGGCCTACGGCGAACGCAGCGGCTCCATCTACAAAATGCCCGGCGGCGTCTGGACCCAGGACACCGTCTACCGTGACGAGGCCACCCGCCGCATCGACCGCACCACCGTGCAGCGGGAAACCACCGTCGGCACCGTCTCCGACCGCAACTACACCTACGACCACAGCGGCAACATCACCTCCATAGAAGAGAAGCCGCAGATCGGTCAGGCCGACACCCAGTGCTTCCGGCAGGACCTGCTGGGCCGGCTCACCAGCGCCTGGACCCCAAAGGCCGGAGTGAACTGCCAGGCCGACCCGGCGGTGGCGAACCTGGGCGGTCCGGCACCGTACTGGCACGACTGGACCTTCGACACCTCCGGTTCCCGACTGACCGAAACCAGCCACACCGCCGGCGGCGACACCACCCGCAGCTACACGGTGCCGACCGGCGGCCCGAACGTCGTGCGACCGCACGCCGTCACCGCCATGACCACCCAAGCGCCAGGCCAAAGCGCCGTGGCCAGCAACTACGCCTACGACGGCGCCGGGAACACGATCTGCCGGCCGACCGGCACCGCCGCCAACAACTGCGGCACCGGTACCAACAGCCAGACCCTGGGTTGGAACGCCGAAGGCAAGCTCGCCACCGTCGCGGCCGGCGGCCAGACCATCGAAACCAACATCTACGACGCCGACGGCGTCAGGATCATCCGTCGCGACAGCAGCGGCACCACCCTCTACCTCCCCGGGCAGGAGATCCGCCGCGAAGGTGGCGTCAACACCGGCACCCGCTACTACAGCTTCGCCGGCACCGTCTGCGCATCCCGCACGGCAGGCTCGGCGACCACGAATCTGACCTGGCTGTTCGACGACCACCAGGGCACTCAACAGATCGGGGTCAACGCCGGCACCCAGGCTGTTTCGATTCGCCGTCAGACCCCGTACGGGGCGCCGCGCGGTACGAACCCGGTCTGGGTGAACAACAAGGGCTTCGTCGGCGGGGACATCGACCCCACCGGGCTGACCAACATCGGCGCCCGGCAGTACGACCCGACGCTGGGCCGGTTCATCTCCGTCGACCCGGTCCTCGTCGCCGACAGCCCGGCCCAGTACAACGCGTACCAGTACGGCGGAAACAACCCGATCGACAACGCCGACCCCACCGGAATGTACTTCACTGAGAACAACGACGACACCGGTGACCGCGCCTACGTCGACACCACCCCCTCCGGCGAGACGGTCACCAGGATCGTCAAGAAGCACGTCCCACCGGCCTGTGGGTCAAGCTGCCAGCAACAACGTGAGGCGTACCGAAAAGCCAGCAACGAACGCGCCGAAGCAGAACGCAAACAACGCGAATGTCGCGCCAGCTTCTGGTGCCGCAACGGGGAAGGGCTCAAGTCTGGGCTCAGCGCTGCGGGTAACTGGCTTGTCGAGCACAAAAGTGCGATCCTGACAGGCGCCGCAATCGTGGCCGCTGGCGTCTGCATCGTGGCTACCGCAGGTGTCTGCTTCGCTGCGGCCGCCGGAGCAGCCAGCGCCAGTGCCTTGTACCGGATGAATGATTTCGCGAGGAGCGACATGACCAAGGCAGACATCGCAAAGCTCGGTGTCGGTCTGGCTACAGATCTCGGATCGGCGTTCATCCCAGGGGCCCGTGTCGCCTCCGGCACCACCAAGTTCTTAGCGCAGAACTCGATTAGAGTTCCGTTGGGCCGCGTGGGAGAAGCGTTGACCGGGGCGAAGTCGATCAACTTCGGAAACGGTCGGCTGGGATCGTCGTCGGTCGGTAGGATTCCGCTGGGCCGTGTGGGGAAAGCGTTGACTGGAGCCACAGCGATCAATTACGGAATTGGTCGATTCGAAGCGGGGACGCGTTGGGTTCCGCAAAAGGCAATGTACACCGTGGGTGGATGGATTACCGCCAATCACGACCCATTTACGAACGCTGTCGGCGCTGTCATGGACTGA